Proteins encoded in a region of the Triticum dicoccoides isolate Atlit2015 ecotype Zavitan chromosome 3A, WEW_v2.0, whole genome shotgun sequence genome:
- the LOC119268108 gene encoding uncharacterized protein LOC119268108, with the protein MVGAPRGRLRRLQVDNIDESDLFDDMVQEMEQILLNSGEPRESGPSTDNRVNNAHQNQHFRDGSTTASTSGIDDAYVYPLSRNLSKIDSVEVVGAKQRTGDVSFGERMVGVKEYTVYLLKVRSGEDEWEIERRYREFYALYQQLKLFFSEKGLSLPPTWINVEKESSKMFGNASPDVVNGRSGLIQDCLCSLLASNYPFGTPSPLVNFLSPGTPAYEQSFLKMLFPRSLKRLSSDLHTKDSDCNGALHKDSTSMGKTISLVVEDRPQKSTRQLLEFQHYNCAGCHRHLDAGRTLLQELVQTIGWNKPRFCAYTGQLFCASCHTNDTAVLPARVLHHWDFSLYPVSQLAKAFLDSIYDQPMLCVTAVNPFLFAKVPALLNIMSIRKKIAAMLPCLQCPFQNSIFRGLGVRRYLLDGNDFFALRDLVDLSKGAFAALPVKVQTVSNRILEHITEQCLVCYDAGFPCAARQACDDPLALIFPFQEDEATRCGSCGSIFHKQCFRKISVCPCGKSASTGTKIVALEQAIEYGSNRLSTEFIPPPSFSSSSRFFAGILSKARSDRIWKPRDSNPVILMDSLLDTSM; encoded by the exons ATGGTGGGCGCCCCGAGAGGACGACTACGGCGTCTTCAG GTGGACAACATTGATGAAAGTGACTTATTTGATGATATGGTTCAAGAGATGGAACAGATTTTACTCAATTCAGGGGAGCCGCGTGAAAGTGGACCTTCTACTGATAACCGCGTTAATAATGCTCACCAAAATCAGCATTTCAGAGATGGCAGCACCACTGCCTCTACCTCTGGTATAGATGATGCATATGTATATCCCCTTTCTCGCAATCTTTCGAAAATTGATTCGGTGGAGGTTGTGGGGGCAAAGCAAAGAACAGGGGATGTTTCTTTCGGCGAGCGGATGGTTGGGGTCAAAGAGTACACTGTATACTTGTTGAAAGTGAGGAGTGGCGAAGATGAGTGGGAAATTGAGCGTCGATACCGTGAATTTTATGCACTTTATCAACAACTCAAGCTCTTCTTTTCTGAGAAAGGATTGAGTCTTCCACCCACATGGATAAATGTTGAGAAAGAGTCCAGTAAAATGTTTGGGAATGCATCCCCAGATGTTGTCAATGGAAGAAGTGGTCTTATTCAAGACTGCTTATGCTCTTTGCTCGCCTCTAATTATCCCTTTGGAACACCCTCCCCTCTGGTTAATTTTTTGTCACCGGGGACACCTGCTTATGAACAAAGCTTTTTAAAGATGCTTTTTCCGCGATCTTTGAAAAGGCTGAGCAGCGATTTACATACCAAAGATTCAGACTGCAATGGAGCTCTGCACAAGGATTCTACCTCGATGGGCAAGACGATATCACTTGTTGTGGAGGATAGGCCTCAGAAGTCGACTAGACAGTTGTTGGAGTTTCAACACTACAATTGTGCGGGATGTCATAGGCATTTGGATGCTGGACGAACATTGCTGCAAGAACTTGTACAAACTATTGGATGGAACAAGCCTCGGTTTTGTGCTTACACTGGACAATTATTTTGTGCCTCTTGTCACACAAATGATACCGCGGTTCTGCCAGCAAGAGTTTTGCACCACTGGGATTTTTCTTTATATCCAGTTTCCCAGCTAGCAAAAGCATTTTTGGACTCCATCTATGACCAG ccTATGCTCTGTGTAACTGCTGTCAACCCTTTCCTTTTTGCTAAAGTGCCTGCTCTGCTTAACATCATGAGTATCCGGAAGAAAATAGCTGCCATGCTTCCTTGTCTCCAATGTCCTTTTCAGAACTCCATATTTAGAGGATTAGGAGTTCGAAGATACCTTCTTGATGGGAATGACTTTTTTGCGCTTCGTGACCTTGTCGATCTCTCGAAGGGAGCTTTTGCAG CACTTCCAGTTAAGGTGCAGACCGTATCAAATAGGATACTTGAACATATCACGGagcaatgccttgtgtgctatgatGCTGGCTTTCCTTGTGCTGCTCGACAAGCTTGTGATGACCCCCTGGCTCTTATTTTTCCATTTCAG GAAGATGAAGCTACAAGATGTGGTTCTTGTGGGTCAATTTTCCACAAACAATGCTTCAGGAAAATTAGTGTCTGCCCCTGTGGTAAGAGTGCCAGCACAGGCACGAAAATCGTGGCACTAGAACAAGCTATAGAATACGGCTCAAACAGGCTGTCAACTGAGTTCATCCCACCCCCTTCTTTTTCTTCATCGTCAAGATTTTTCGCCGGTATTCTTTCGAAAGCAAGGTCAGATAGGATTTGGAAACCGAGAGACAGCAATCCTGTGATTTTGATGGATTCATTGCTGGATACGTCTATGTGA